The following proteins come from a genomic window of Micromonospora echinofusca:
- a CDS encoding SRPBCC domain-containing protein: MDPETFRTRTTRHPGTDGKPLLRFTHDYPDPPERVWRAITDSGEHSSWFGFRVDVEPVEGGKVTVTFSPEMVVRARVVEVDEPRRFVYAGEGDAYRWLLSPQGDGCRLVLENEVGDPGHLPQSAAGFHLALDKMGELLDREAGRPAPHGGQPSFDDLVKYYSELPERPN; the protein is encoded by the coding sequence ATGGATCCCGAGACCTTCCGTACGCGAACCACCCGGCACCCCGGCACCGACGGGAAGCCGCTGCTGCGCTTCACGCACGACTATCCGGATCCGCCCGAGCGCGTCTGGCGGGCGATCACCGACAGCGGGGAACACTCCTCGTGGTTCGGCTTCCGGGTGGACGTCGAGCCGGTCGAGGGCGGGAAGGTCACCGTGACGTTCTCCCCGGAGATGGTGGTGCGGGCCCGGGTCGTCGAGGTCGACGAGCCGCGCCGGTTCGTGTACGCGGGCGAGGGCGACGCCTACCGCTGGCTGCTCAGCCCGCAGGGGGACGGCTGCCGGTTGGTGCTGGAGAACGAGGTCGGCGACCCGGGCCACCTGCCGCAGAGCGCCGCCGGCTTCCATTTGGCCCTGGACAAGATGGGCGAGTTGCTCGACCGGGAGGCCGGCCGGCCGGCGCCGCACGGCGGGCAGCCTTCCTTCGACGATCTGGTGAAGTACTACTCGGAGTTGCCCGAGCGACCGAACTGA
- a CDS encoding DUF899 domain-containing protein: MTDTRIVGRADWLAARRAFLEREKEVTRARDALSAQRRALPMMVVDKEYVFEGPDGERTLPELFDGRRQLLTYHFMWPLEGHDWCPVCSLFIDNIGHLAHLHARDTSLVIVCAAPQSDIVPFKRRMGWDIPWYTTRGDDFYQDFTLDVGAGEPELPGISAFLRADDGRVLYAYSTHGRGSDVLNNTYNYLDLTPLGRQEEGMADTMGWIRHHDSYGVATAGSCHG; this comes from the coding sequence ATGACGGACACCCGGATCGTCGGGCGCGCGGACTGGCTCGCGGCGCGGCGGGCCTTCCTGGAGCGGGAGAAGGAGGTGACCCGGGCGCGGGACGCGCTCAGCGCACAGCGGCGCGCGCTGCCGATGATGGTGGTGGACAAGGAGTACGTCTTCGAGGGCCCGGACGGCGAACGGACGCTGCCGGAGCTGTTCGACGGCCGGCGGCAGCTGCTCACCTACCACTTCATGTGGCCGCTGGAGGGGCACGACTGGTGCCCGGTGTGCTCGCTGTTCATCGACAACATCGGGCACCTGGCGCACCTGCACGCCCGCGACACGTCGCTGGTCATCGTCTGCGCCGCGCCACAGTCGGACATCGTGCCGTTCAAGCGTCGGATGGGGTGGGACATACCCTGGTACACCACCCGGGGCGACGACTTCTACCAGGACTTCACCCTGGACGTCGGCGCGGGCGAGCCCGAGCTGCCCGGAATCAGCGCGTTCCTGCGCGCCGACGACGGCCGGGTGCTCTACGCGTACTCCACGCACGGGCGCGGCAGCGACGTCCTGAACAACACCTACAACTACCTCGACCTGACCCCGTTGGGACGGCAGGAGGAGGGCATGGCGGACACCATGGGGTGGATCCGTCACCACGACAGCTACGGCGTCGCGACAGCGGGCTCCTGCCACGGCTGA
- the cmdF gene encoding tyrosine 2,3-aminomutase has product MTLVETTPVELDGQNVDIGGIRRIAEEQAPCVIAPTALEKAAASRAMFQDIVEQGIPVYGITTGYGDLAYMMVDNAVEIELQLNLVRSHCAGVGPLFAEDEARAMVAARLNALARGYSAVRPELLERLALLLNQGVTPAIPEIGSLGASGDLAPLSHIAAVIIGEGYVLRDGRPTPTGPVLRQLGVEPLQLRFKEGLSLINGTSAMTGLGALLTGRALTQVRQAEIVTALALEALQGSTGAFMAEGHELARPHRGQVDNAANMRTLLAGSGLALEHREIRRQVEEQKQAGVTVQRGEIYLQKPYTLRAIPQVVGAVRDTVYHATSVVTTELNSSNDNPLFFEGREVFHGANFHGQPVAFAMDFLTIALTQLGVTSERRTNRLLNRHLNGGLPEYLVAGEPGLNSGFTGAQYPATALVAENRTIGPASTQSIPSNSDNQDVVSMGLISARNARRVLRNNDLILAVEYLSAAQAVDLRGVVDRLGPAGRATYDRIRSMVPTLDRDRYMSDDIETVAAALARGEFVDALPDGGEGLR; this is encoded by the coding sequence GTGACTCTTGTGGAGACGACGCCCGTCGAACTCGACGGCCAGAACGTGGACATCGGCGGCATCCGGCGGATCGCCGAGGAGCAGGCGCCGTGCGTCATCGCCCCGACGGCCCTGGAGAAGGCCGCGGCGAGCCGAGCGATGTTCCAGGACATCGTCGAGCAGGGAATTCCCGTGTACGGCATCACCACCGGGTACGGCGACCTGGCGTACATGATGGTGGACAACGCCGTGGAGATCGAGCTTCAGCTCAACCTGGTGCGCAGTCACTGCGCCGGGGTCGGCCCGCTCTTCGCCGAGGACGAGGCGCGGGCGATGGTCGCGGCCCGGCTCAACGCGTTGGCCCGGGGCTACTCGGCGGTCCGGCCCGAGCTGCTGGAGCGCTTGGCCCTGCTGCTCAACCAGGGCGTCACCCCGGCCATCCCGGAGATTGGTTCGCTGGGCGCCAGCGGCGACCTCGCCCCGCTGTCGCACATCGCGGCCGTGATCATCGGTGAGGGATACGTGCTGCGCGACGGCCGTCCCACCCCCACCGGTCCGGTCCTGCGCCAGCTCGGCGTGGAGCCGTTGCAACTCCGGTTCAAGGAGGGGCTGTCGCTGATCAACGGCACCTCCGCGATGACCGGCCTCGGCGCCCTGCTCACCGGCCGGGCGCTCACCCAGGTCCGCCAGGCCGAGATCGTGACGGCGCTGGCGCTGGAGGCGTTGCAGGGCTCGACCGGCGCCTTCATGGCCGAGGGGCACGAGCTGGCCCGGCCGCACCGGGGCCAGGTCGACAACGCCGCCAACATGCGTACCCTGCTGGCCGGCAGCGGGCTGGCGCTGGAGCACCGCGAGATCCGCCGCCAGGTCGAGGAGCAGAAGCAGGCGGGTGTCACCGTCCAGCGCGGGGAGATCTACCTGCAGAAGCCGTACACGCTGCGGGCGATCCCGCAGGTCGTCGGCGCGGTACGCGACACCGTCTACCACGCCACCAGTGTGGTGACGACCGAGTTGAACTCCTCCAACGACAACCCGCTCTTCTTCGAGGGCCGGGAGGTCTTCCACGGCGCGAACTTCCACGGTCAGCCGGTGGCCTTCGCGATGGACTTCCTCACCATCGCGCTGACCCAGCTCGGCGTGACCAGCGAGCGGCGCACCAACCGCCTGCTCAACCGGCACCTCAACGGCGGCCTGCCGGAATACCTGGTGGCCGGCGAGCCGGGCCTGAACAGCGGCTTCACCGGCGCCCAGTACCCGGCGACGGCGCTGGTGGCGGAGAACCGGACGATCGGCCCGGCGAGCACCCAGAGCATCCCGTCCAACAGCGACAACCAGGACGTGGTGAGCATGGGCCTGATCTCCGCCCGCAACGCACGCCGGGTGCTGCGCAACAACGACCTCATCCTGGCCGTGGAGTATCTCTCCGCCGCCCAGGCGGTGGACCTGCGGGGCGTCGTGGACCGGCTGGGGCCCGCCGGGCGGGCCACCTACGACCGGATCCGGTCCATGGTGCCCACCCTGGACCGCGACCGCTACATGAGCGACGACATCGAGACGGTCGCGGCCGCGCTGGCCCGGGGCGAGTTCGTCGACGCCCTGCCCGACGGCGGCGAGGGGCTGCGGTGA
- a CDS encoding non-ribosomal peptide synthetase → MNDTRGSGIRAVTSAAQQGLWFLERLAAGTPAHTVCRAYQVRGPLDEEALCAAWRTLVDRHEALRTRIVERDGVPWQAIDAGADAPTLVDLTTIDEPERAAAAERLRTGLAGAVVDHADGPLSRLTLVRLGPDEHEVLLVLHQLVADDSSARILVTELGECYSAAVQGREPVLPFLPLQYRDFARWQREQATGPAYRGLAQWWRATLTPPPPALSLPADRPPAADSGYAGAAVHFDWGEETAGRLREVCAAEGTVPAVVLSAAFQALLFRHTGEQRVAVGHPVVVRPRPEFAGTVGPFSNPLVVCADFAGSPTFRHLLARVAQAHRAALDHGELPFADVVAEVEVDRDPQRLPLLDATFSCPGSPEPEPAFTGATVRRLPLRAGAVPVGLSLEVDTVEPTVTGALAYRAELFEADSARALLGQLRTLLDAALKDPGQPVAALPLEMPEQLRAAVRAADRVGTAAVSRPPVDAAVRGRAELHPGDTALAWQSEAVSYGELAALASSTARGLRRLSLMAGAPVAVRMPAGPSQVAVLLGVLEAGAHLVCIGAGEAGERGRLILGELRPACLLVEGDPDDDELARWYRTELDGQAVAVDELHRAAGQEADPALARPDGADLAYVAYTSGSTGRPKGIPQTHAGFAQFCEWMATHFAMGPGSRVAQWAAPGYDAALCEIFAALGAGATLCLVPDRVRVDPRRLVRWLADERITHFQTVPSFAREVLRALGSQGRGDALPELRHLLLAGEPLPGELAGQLREALPSARLTNLYGPTEIVLATWHEVTGPVRGTVPVGEPIPGRQVLVVDDQDRPCPAGVTGELVVRSPYVTPGYVGTEASGDAFAPLRAYEEFGLPDHGWYRTGDLGRRRLDGLLEFRGRQDFQIKFFGTRLELTDVEAALAAADSVAECAVVPVRDHSGLVVRLMAYVVARETPDGPGGTDPAVAWRARLRQRFGSLMPPVSFRTLPTLPRNVGGKVDRRRLPAPTSLRATGGQQPTTATERILARVWAEVLGIDEVAPEDSLFALGGHSLLIPPLLHRVRERTGVTVPARHFLADPTLAGLAALVDAATRAGDGARAQREVSGTT, encoded by the coding sequence ATGAACGACACACGGGGCAGCGGCATCCGGGCGGTCACCTCCGCGGCCCAGCAGGGCCTGTGGTTCCTGGAGAGGTTGGCAGCGGGGACGCCGGCGCACACGGTGTGCCGCGCCTACCAGGTGCGTGGGCCGCTCGACGAGGAGGCCCTGTGCGCCGCGTGGCGGACGCTGGTCGACCGGCACGAGGCGCTGCGGACCCGGATCGTCGAACGCGACGGCGTCCCGTGGCAGGCGATCGACGCCGGTGCCGACGCGCCGACGCTGGTCGATCTCACCACCATCGACGAGCCGGAACGGGCGGCGGCCGCGGAGCGGCTGCGTACCGGCCTGGCGGGGGCCGTGGTGGATCACGCCGACGGCCCGCTCAGCCGGCTCACCCTGGTCCGACTCGGGCCGGACGAGCACGAGGTGCTGCTGGTACTGCACCAGCTGGTGGCCGACGACAGCTCGGCCCGGATCCTGGTGACCGAGCTGGGCGAGTGCTACTCGGCGGCGGTGCAGGGACGCGAGCCGGTCCTGCCGTTCCTGCCCCTTCAGTACCGCGACTTCGCGCGGTGGCAGCGGGAACAGGCGACCGGCCCGGCGTACCGGGGGCTGGCGCAGTGGTGGCGCGCCACGCTGACCCCGCCCCCGCCGGCGCTGTCGCTGCCCGCCGACCGGCCGCCCGCGGCCGACTCCGGGTACGCGGGTGCGGCGGTGCACTTCGACTGGGGTGAGGAGACCGCCGGCCGGCTGCGCGAGGTCTGCGCGGCCGAGGGAACCGTCCCGGCCGTGGTGCTGTCCGCGGCGTTCCAGGCGCTACTGTTCCGGCACACCGGCGAGCAGCGGGTGGCGGTGGGACACCCGGTGGTGGTGCGGCCCCGCCCGGAGTTCGCCGGGACCGTGGGGCCATTTTCGAATCCGCTGGTGGTCTGCGCCGACTTCGCCGGCTCCCCCACCTTCCGGCACCTGCTGGCCCGGGTGGCCCAGGCCCACCGGGCCGCGCTCGACCACGGGGAGCTGCCCTTCGCCGACGTCGTCGCCGAGGTGGAGGTCGACCGGGACCCGCAGCGGCTGCCGTTGCTCGACGCGACGTTCAGCTGTCCCGGGTCACCCGAGCCGGAACCCGCGTTCACCGGCGCGACCGTGCGCCGGCTGCCGCTGCGCGCCGGCGCGGTCCCGGTGGGCCTGTCGCTGGAGGTCGACACCGTGGAGCCGACCGTGACGGGCGCGCTGGCGTACCGGGCGGAGCTGTTCGAGGCCGACTCGGCGCGCGCGCTGCTCGGCCAGCTCCGTACCCTGCTCGACGCCGCGCTGAAGGACCCGGGCCAGCCGGTGGCGGCGCTGCCGCTGGAGATGCCGGAGCAGCTCCGCGCGGCGGTCCGGGCCGCCGACCGGGTCGGGACGGCCGCCGTCAGCCGGCCCCCCGTCGACGCGGCGGTGCGCGGCCGGGCCGAGCTGCACCCGGGCGACACCGCCCTGGCCTGGCAGTCGGAGGCCGTCTCCTACGGGGAGCTGGCCGCGCTGGCCAGCTCCACCGCCCGGGGACTGCGACGGCTGAGTCTGATGGCGGGCGCGCCGGTTGCGGTGCGGATGCCGGCCGGGCCGAGCCAGGTGGCTGTGCTGCTGGGCGTCCTGGAGGCGGGAGCGCACCTGGTCTGCATCGGTGCCGGCGAGGCCGGCGAACGGGGTCGGCTGATCCTGGGCGAGCTGCGCCCGGCCTGCCTGCTGGTGGAGGGCGACCCGGACGACGACGAGTTGGCCCGCTGGTACCGCACGGAACTCGACGGGCAGGCCGTCGCGGTGGACGAGCTGCACCGCGCCGCCGGGCAGGAGGCCGACCCGGCCCTGGCCCGACCCGACGGGGCCGACCTGGCGTACGTCGCGTACACCTCGGGGTCGACCGGACGGCCCAAGGGCATCCCGCAGACCCACGCCGGCTTCGCGCAGTTCTGCGAGTGGATGGCGACGCATTTCGCGATGGGCCCGGGCAGCCGGGTGGCCCAGTGGGCGGCGCCCGGCTACGACGCCGCGCTCTGCGAGATCTTCGCGGCGCTGGGCGCCGGCGCGACCCTCTGCCTGGTGCCGGACCGGGTGCGGGTGGACCCGCGCCGGCTGGTGCGCTGGCTGGCCGACGAGCGCATCACGCACTTCCAGACCGTGCCGAGCTTCGCCCGGGAGGTCCTGCGGGCCCTGGGGTCGCAGGGTCGCGGCGACGCGCTGCCCGAGCTGCGGCACCTGCTGCTCGCCGGCGAGCCGCTCCCCGGCGAGTTGGCCGGGCAGCTGCGGGAGGCGCTGCCGTCGGCCCGGCTGACCAACCTGTACGGCCCGACCGAGATCGTGCTGGCGACCTGGCACGAGGTGACCGGGCCGGTGCGCGGCACCGTGCCCGTCGGCGAGCCGATCCCCGGCCGGCAGGTGCTCGTGGTCGACGACCAGGACCGGCCCTGTCCGGCGGGGGTGACCGGCGAGCTGGTCGTCCGCAGCCCCTACGTCACTCCCGGCTACGTGGGCACGGAGGCGTCGGGCGACGCCTTCGCGCCGCTTCGCGCGTACGAGGAGTTCGGGCTGCCCGACCACGGCTGGTACCGCACCGGGGACCTCGGCCGCCGGCGGCTGGACGGGCTGCTGGAGTTCCGCGGCCGGCAGGACTTCCAGATCAAGTTCTTCGGTACCCGGCTGGAGCTGACCGACGTGGAGGCGGCGCTGGCCGCCGCCGACTCGGTCGCCGAGTGCGCGGTCGTGCCGGTGCGTGACCACAGCGGCCTGGTCGTACGCCTGATGGCGTACGTGGTGGCCCGGGAGACGCCGGACGGCCCAGGTGGGACCGACCCGGCCGTCGCGTGGCGGGCCCGGCTGCGCCAGCGGTTCGGCAGCCTGATGCCGCCGGTGAGCTTCCGCACCCTGCCGACGCTGCCACGCAACGTGGGCGGGAAGGTCGACCGGCGGCGACTGCCGGCACCGACGTCGCTGCGCGCGACCGGCGGCCAGCAGCCCACCACCGCGACCGAGCGGATCCTGGCGCGCGTGTGGGCGGAGGTCCTCGGCATCGACGAGGTCGCGCCGGAGGACTCGCTGTTCGCCCTCGGCGGTCACTCGCTGCTGATCCCGCCGCTGCTGCACCGCGTCCGGGAACGGACCGGCGTCACCGTGCCGGCCCGCCACTTCCTCGCCGACCCGACCCTGGCCGGGCTCGCCGCCCTGGTGGACGCGGCGACGCGGGCCGGCGACGGCGCCCGGGCGCAGAGGGAGGTGAGCGGCACCACCTGA
- a CDS encoding GNAT family N-acetyltransferase: MTADLPAGMRLVEVTEERYGEWLDSWLGAFASPPGDDPEVVDFYRRTHPPHRAIAITDDAGYVATNASLHRDLVLPGGRTVPLAACTGGSCHPTMRRKGLMKATLHRLHERAVEEGKPIAAGGVSEWPIYWRFGYGPATWYNSLNIDVRGVGWRDDAPDGDLPVRRVSGKEARDLAQSVYERQAVRTPGEVIPPSCYWDRLAMDPANPRLEQMLAIGGGGAPRACVAVGDRGFVSYRITSDWAPETTPRNLLQVIDFLAVDAEAAATLWRYLLSVDMVATIQMWYAPVDNPLAWWVTDARKLRAQRHDGVWLRPLDVPTLLEARGWAGDGALTLRVHDPEGHTDGTFRLEVDAGQGTCRRSTAEPDLEMHVAAVGAILLGGTAATDLTRGGRIVARDARCAQLWDTMATPERAPYISYFY; this comes from the coding sequence ATGACCGCTGACCTTCCCGCCGGAATGCGCCTGGTCGAGGTGACCGAGGAACGGTACGGCGAATGGCTCGACAGCTGGCTCGGCGCGTTCGCCTCGCCGCCCGGTGACGACCCGGAGGTGGTGGACTTCTACCGGCGTACCCACCCGCCGCACCGCGCCATCGCCATCACCGACGACGCCGGTTACGTGGCGACGAACGCCTCGCTGCACCGTGACCTGGTGCTGCCGGGCGGCCGGACGGTGCCGCTCGCCGCCTGCACCGGCGGTTCCTGCCACCCCACGATGCGACGCAAGGGGCTGATGAAGGCCACCCTGCACCGGCTGCACGAGCGGGCCGTCGAGGAGGGCAAGCCGATCGCCGCCGGGGGCGTGTCCGAGTGGCCCATCTACTGGCGCTTCGGCTACGGCCCGGCCACCTGGTACAACAGCCTCAACATCGACGTACGGGGGGTGGGCTGGCGCGACGACGCGCCGGACGGCGACCTGCCGGTGCGGCGGGTCTCCGGCAAGGAGGCCCGGGATCTGGCCCAGTCGGTGTACGAGCGGCAGGCGGTCCGGACGCCGGGCGAGGTGATCCCGCCGTCCTGCTACTGGGACCGGCTGGCGATGGACCCGGCGAACCCCCGCCTGGAGCAGATGCTGGCCATCGGCGGCGGCGGGGCGCCCCGGGCGTGCGTGGCGGTGGGTGACCGGGGCTTCGTGTCGTACCGCATCACCTCGGACTGGGCGCCGGAGACCACGCCCCGAAACCTGCTCCAGGTCATCGACTTCCTCGCCGTGGACGCCGAGGCGGCCGCCACGCTCTGGCGCTACCTGCTCTCCGTCGACATGGTGGCCACCATCCAGATGTGGTACGCGCCGGTGGACAACCCGCTGGCGTGGTGGGTGACCGACGCGCGCAAGCTGCGCGCCCAGCGCCACGACGGCGTGTGGCTGCGTCCGCTGGACGTGCCGACGCTGCTGGAGGCGCGCGGATGGGCCGGCGACGGGGCGTTGACGCTGCGCGTGCACGACCCGGAGGGCCACACCGACGGGACGTTCCGCCTCGAGGTCGACGCCGGTCAGGGCACCTGCCGGCGCAGCACCGCCGAGCCGGACCTGGAGATGCACGTGGCGGCCGTCGGCGCGATCCTGCTCGGCGGCACCGCCGCCACCGACCTGACCCGGGGCGGGCGCATCGTCGCGCGCGATGCCCGCTGCGCCCAGCTCTGGGACACCATGGCCACGCCCGAACGGGCCCCCTACATCAGCTACTTCTACTGA
- a CDS encoding condensation domain-containing protein, producing the protein MTPDTPFPLSLEQEFLRLQHLNDGSAGAFGPRPISSGGWRLTGDLDLAAFTAALDDVVVRHEALRTVLLHDEDGWRQQVRPPSSPTLVVRDLPDGGSPRQERAEAFLNEIEGQTFDMEQVPAFWIHVGRLADDDWIVVLVAHLPVVDVWSLGLVMRDIVELYAARREGRQPDLREVHQFREYVARQQAGSDEASAAASFQYWRERLRDARPVTLPTDRPPAEGAPAGTRCDRFALGADLGTATLEFARSLRCSPFMVLFAAYRVHLLARTGITDGVIWTLTSGPGRRRRWMADTVGYFVNLFPLRTDLTGCRTFREVVERVRESCMSAFAHEVPFVRLATEVAAEVAALEEGDRIAERARPGFQMSPNPFVLREQGTGGVGCTAAQRRVSQPVGPDIPDDAILWTAELSPTNELIFAVNSSVDRFAQSSMDAMLADFTHVLRAGIADPETPLADLAAGAVPATSGN; encoded by the coding sequence ATGACGCCCGACACCCCGTTCCCGCTCTCGCTGGAGCAGGAGTTCCTCCGCCTGCAACACCTGAACGACGGCTCCGCCGGCGCCTTCGGCCCGCGTCCCATCTCCAGCGGCGGGTGGCGACTGACCGGTGACCTCGACCTGGCCGCGTTCACCGCGGCCCTCGACGACGTGGTCGTCCGGCACGAGGCGCTACGCACGGTGCTGCTGCACGACGAGGACGGCTGGCGTCAGCAGGTCCGGCCGCCCAGCTCGCCGACGCTGGTGGTCCGGGACCTGCCCGACGGCGGGAGCCCGCGACAGGAGCGGGCCGAGGCGTTCCTCAACGAGATCGAGGGGCAGACCTTCGACATGGAGCAGGTGCCGGCCTTCTGGATCCACGTGGGCCGGCTGGCCGACGACGACTGGATCGTCGTGCTGGTGGCCCACCTGCCGGTCGTGGACGTCTGGTCGCTCGGCCTGGTCATGCGGGACATCGTCGAGCTGTACGCGGCGCGCCGCGAGGGCCGGCAGCCCGACCTGCGCGAGGTGCACCAGTTCCGGGAGTACGTCGCCCGGCAGCAGGCCGGTTCCGACGAGGCGTCCGCCGCCGCCTCCTTCCAGTACTGGCGGGAGCGCCTGCGCGACGCCCGTCCGGTGACCCTGCCGACCGACCGGCCGCCGGCCGAGGGCGCCCCGGCGGGAACCCGGTGCGACCGGTTCGCGCTCGGCGCGGACCTGGGCACGGCGACCCTGGAGTTCGCCCGGTCCCTGCGGTGCTCGCCGTTCATGGTGCTGTTCGCCGCCTACCGGGTGCACCTGCTGGCCCGCACCGGGATCACCGACGGGGTGATCTGGACCCTCACCTCCGGACCGGGGCGGCGACGCCGGTGGATGGCCGACACGGTCGGCTACTTCGTCAACCTGTTCCCGCTGCGCACCGACCTGACCGGCTGCCGGACCTTCCGCGAGGTGGTCGAGCGGGTCCGGGAGAGCTGCATGTCGGCGTTCGCGCACGAGGTGCCCTTCGTCCGGCTGGCCACCGAGGTGGCCGCCGAGGTCGCCGCGCTGGAGGAGGGCGACCGGATCGCCGAGCGGGCCCGCCCCGGCTTCCAGATGTCACCGAACCCGTTCGTGCTGCGCGAGCAGGGCACCGGTGGGGTCGGCTGCACGGCCGCCCAGCGGCGCGTCTCCCAGCCCGTCGGCCCTGACATCCCCGACGACGCGATCCTGTGGACCGCCGAGCTGAGCCCGACCAACGAGCTGATCTTCGCGGTGAACAGCAGCGTCGACCGGTTCGCGCAGTCCTCGATGGACGCCATGCTGGCCGACTTCACCCACGTGCTGCGCGCCGGGATCGCCGACCCCGAGACGCCGCTGGCGGACCTGGCCGCGGGAGCCGTACCCGCCACCTCCGGCAACTGA
- a CDS encoding phosphopantetheine-binding protein produces the protein MGTHPAPGGASAPGTDIPSVEEQITAIWREALDVPSGAEHATFFELGGQSITALLIIAWLEDELGITSVGVDQLFDDPDLDTFIRQVVVTLEPAA, from the coding sequence ATGGGCACGCACCCCGCGCCGGGCGGCGCTTCCGCGCCCGGCACCGACATTCCCTCGGTGGAGGAACAGATCACCGCCATCTGGCGGGAGGCGCTCGACGTGCCCTCGGGCGCGGAGCACGCCACCTTCTTCGAACTGGGCGGGCAGTCGATCACCGCGCTGCTGATCATCGCCTGGCTCGAGGACGAGCTCGGCATCACCTCCGTCGGGGTCGACCAACTCTTCGACGACCCGGACCTCGACACGTTCATCCGTCAGGTCGTCGTGACCCTCGAGCCCGCCGCCTGA
- a CDS encoding salicylate synthase — MAGHRKYHERTIAPVEDPLAAAGLLVAARQGRDHVCYEGPEGYAVAVDPVAEVVADRRRLVVRTDKGRRTSPFSAEALRGLPTLLDEVPVDAWRCYGWAGFELAAARDGLVELLDDEPFLHLMIPRVEVRFHANGTLLRALDVADLDAVQADLEKTPPVRPPGQPTPVDDWDAEGYLYAVGRAMRTIRSGRLQKVILSRTVPVAFPVDLPATYRLGRQANTPARSYLLRLGGLAATGFSPETVVEVAKGWVTTQPVAGTRARTGREDIDEPLRRELLTDPKEVYEHAISVKVAVDELAELCPGAPVEVPEFMAVRERGSVQHLASTVRSPLAATSHAWDAFSALFPAVTTSGVPKRAAYEVIHELEPSARGLYGGAVLTYDSDGAMDAAVALRTVYQRDGRTWLQVGAGIVGTSLPERELTETREKLATIARYLVAERPDHAAGERRGQPSTATREMGQPCSRSV; from the coding sequence ATGGCTGGTCATCGGAAGTACCACGAACGGACGATCGCGCCGGTCGAGGATCCACTGGCCGCGGCGGGGCTGCTGGTCGCGGCCCGGCAGGGCCGCGACCACGTGTGCTACGAGGGGCCCGAGGGGTACGCGGTCGCCGTGGACCCGGTCGCCGAGGTGGTCGCCGACCGGCGTCGCCTGGTCGTGCGCACCGACAAGGGCCGACGGACGTCGCCCTTCTCCGCCGAGGCGCTGCGCGGGCTGCCCACCCTGCTCGACGAGGTGCCGGTGGATGCCTGGCGCTGCTACGGCTGGGCCGGGTTCGAGCTCGCCGCGGCCCGGGACGGGTTGGTCGAACTGCTCGACGACGAACCGTTCCTGCACCTGATGATCCCCCGCGTCGAGGTGCGCTTCCACGCCAATGGCACGCTGCTGCGGGCGCTCGACGTGGCCGACCTGGACGCGGTCCAGGCCGATCTGGAGAAAACCCCGCCGGTGCGCCCGCCCGGCCAGCCGACCCCGGTGGACGACTGGGACGCCGAGGGCTACCTGTACGCGGTGGGCCGGGCGATGCGCACGATCCGCTCCGGCCGGTTGCAGAAGGTGATCCTGTCCCGCACCGTGCCGGTCGCCTTCCCGGTCGATCTGCCGGCGACGTACCGGCTGGGCCGCCAGGCGAACACGCCCGCCCGCTCGTACCTGCTGCGCCTCGGTGGCCTGGCGGCTACCGGTTTCAGTCCCGAGACCGTGGTCGAGGTGGCCAAGGGCTGGGTGACCACGCAGCCGGTCGCCGGAACCCGGGCCCGCACCGGCCGTGAGGACATCGACGAACCGCTACGCCGGGAGCTGCTCACCGACCCCAAGGAGGTCTACGAGCACGCGATCTCGGTGAAGGTGGCGGTGGACGAGTTGGCCGAGCTGTGCCCCGGGGCGCCAGTGGAGGTCCCCGAGTTCATGGCCGTGCGCGAGCGCGGGTCGGTGCAGCACCTCGCCTCCACCGTCCGCAGCCCGCTGGCGGCGACCAGCCACGCCTGGGACGCGTTCAGCGCGCTGTTTCCCGCTGTCACCACCTCCGGTGTGCCGAAGCGGGCCGCGTACGAGGTCATCCACGAGTTGGAGCCGTCGGCTCGCGGCCTGTACGGCGGCGCGGTGCTCACCTACGACTCCGACGGCGCGATGGACGCGGCAGTGGCGCTGCGGACGGTCTACCAGCGCGACGGGCGAACCTGGTTGCAGGTGGGCGCCGGCATCGTCGGCACCTCGCTGCCGGAGCGGGAGCTGACCGAGACCCGCGAGAAATTGGCCACCATCGCCCGGTACCTGGTGGCCGAGCGACCCGACCACGCCGCCGGCGAGCGCCGGGGGCAACCTTCGACCGCGACCCGAGAGATGGGGCAGCCATGCAGCCGTTCCGTGTAG